The nucleotide window GTGCTTCCAGGTAAAGGGCTGCTCTCCAGTCAATGGCCTGGCCACTACATAAATACTGACCATCACATCAACATACTAAAGTGAATTCTtctgtataaaaaagaaagtggaaaTTCCTTTAATAGGGATAATGCCAACTGTATTCAGTGATAACTTCccatagaatatatatatgtaataatacacGGTAGTGATCTCTTAAGCAAGGATACATAAATCAACCAGTCACGTTGTCACTAGACATAGGTAACCTACTTTTTAGCTGTGTTACAATTTGCAGTTTTGTGATTATTGCATATATGTATTCTTTAAGAAGGTATCCCTGAATACAGTTGAAAAAGTTTGCCTAAATTTGCTTGTTTACTCTTTTGTTCTTTAGAATGTCTTCATTTATTTAAGCAAATTATGGACATTGCACAATTTTTTGCTGGGAGGAGACTGCTGCATGCACTGACATGCGTTGTAGGGAGGCAGAAACAGGTTTTGCAGCACAATAAGCTTATTTATTGCTCAATAGATACAATTGACTTTTAGCCATTCATCAGCTCATTATGCTGCAACCTGTTTCTTTTGCatgatgttggtgcatgcatGGAAGTTtgctgcaataataatattaataatatatatacatgtatatactgTGATTCAATATACCGAAATTAATATGTAGGTCCAAGGTTAGTTTTATGCATAGGGTAAAGCATACATGCAGACAATAAAAGCATACATGCATACAatgttatttctttctttctttctttctttattagtTCCTTTGGCAGCCCCTGTCTGTTCCATCCGTGTCCTTTCTTCATCAGATGTCTTCATTTCGTGGGATGAGATACCAAGGCATACAATGAGAGGAAACCTGAAACATTATACAATCTATGTAAACAGTACAACAAGCTCTCAGAGACATATAGGTATCCATTGTTATTTCATCTTGCTATGACTAAACACATCTGATATGAGCACTAAGTAGGTAACAATTACTTTCCCTTTTCACACTGTATACCAAGATGCAGCGCTGCATGAGTGCCCATTACTGTCCTATTTTACTATGTATTACAAGGCATAGGGTCAGCACTACATGGGGGGCCCATTACTGTTCAATTTCACTATGTACAACAATATGCAGAAACAGCACTACATGGGTGCTCGTTATGGTCCCATTTTACTATGTATAGGAAAGCATAGGATCAGCGCTACATGGGTGCCTATTATTGTccctttttacaatgtattactcAATTTAGTATCAGAACAAGATGCCCATTGTCTATCAGTACTGGGCACTTGTGTTATGGATGCCCATTGGCAGTGACAGCAATGGGCATCCAAAACACGGGTAGTACACATTCCCAGTGATGACTGCTCTCTCTTAGGGTTTCTCACCCTGACAGGTGACTCCTGGTCTTTACAAAGCAAACATCAAGGGGTAATGGGACGGTAAACCGTGTGGCCACTGAACTACATTTCTGCAGATGTCAGCAGGTAGCAGCCCCCAGAATCCCCCAAATAGAGGCGAGCAGGTTCTGGCAGCTTTTGTACAGGAACAGCCGCATAGGTAGATACAAGGCAGTCCGGGGTCAAGAAGCTAGGTGTGGTCATACACATGCTTCAGGTCAGATCAGGTGGCTAGCAGGAAGCAGAGAAATtaccaggcagaggtcagggtgTGTGGCTACCAGTAAGCAAAGTAGTAGAGAAgcggaggtcagggcaggtgactAGCAGGAAGTCAAACAGGTTGTCAGAGAAGGAAGCTAACAAAAAGCCGAGTCAAGGTCAGGCCAAGGTACAAATACAGGAAATCAGATGAAATAAATGCTGGGCAGAAAAGCGAATCAACATGAGGATCCAGCAATACCTGACAATAAATACCCTTTAAATCCCATGCCTATTATGTTCAGTGCTTGTGCATGCACATACAGCAACCTGCATGCAAGTTTTGTGTATGGTCATGCATGTATACCAAGGCAGCAAGGCAGTACAGTAACACTCCTATATTATCCATCCAGTCAGAACTGTAGAAGTGCCCATTACAATTCCTTTTCACATTGTCTAACCAAAGCTAGGATCAGAACTAAATTAATATGTGTTATGGGTCTCGTCTAACCCTTTCTAACCAAAATCAAGCAAGCCATAGGTGCCCAGTACTACCCTCGCTCACACTGTGTATCCAAGGATAGGTTTAGCATTACGGAAGTACCCATTACCGCCCCTTCTCTTCCTTGCTCTATTCTGCCCTCTCTCATATTGTCTATACAAAGATAAGTTAAACATTACAACACTGGTCCTTCTTATACTACCTAGTTTCCTGGATGCCACTACTGTCCCCTGATATAATGTCTAAGATAAGCCTTAGGTGCCCATTACTGTCCCTTTTCACACTGTACAACCACAAAAAGAATAAGCATAACACAAGTACCCATTACTGTCCATTATCCTCTTTGGTAATATGCCCCTAAAGACaagtatttgttgtttttctttgttaaaatccTACCAATATCAGTATTACCTAATCATGATCATAGTATAGCATTCCATACTGAACACAGCCAGGTTGTATTAATATGGTATGGACCGAATGCCAAAATCATCATCATGCAAACACCAACTATTGGGATCACTTAGGTACCCTTGACCATCCCATCCTAAAAATGTGTGGCATTTAATGACTACTGATTCTTTGTCCTTTATTATGGATTTAACATGAGTTCATTGTTGTTTGCAGTTTGTTTTAAggaatattttgtgttttcctgcTTTAATCACCTTTTGATTTTACTCATCATATATTTCTTTTGGCTTTGTAATATGAATGAAATAcatgcttttctttctttacatttggTACAGTACACAGCAGGAATATGACCCTTTCAGGACTGTCACCAAATACAATGTATCACACCTACATAACAGCATCCACTTCAGCAGGAGAAGGCGTGCCAAGTGCAGGACATACATTTCAGACAAAAGGtaaggacataaaaaataaaattattaaacagtacttatataacaccaacatattatgcagtgctgtacattaaaaaaggaaagaagaatgaCTTCTGAAAGCAGATCTCCAGACAGAAATACCTAGATAAAAATTAATAGTGCAGTACTCTACTTCGCCACAAGCTGTCCACATCTGACTCCTCCTAGACTGGCCCCAGCCTGGGAATGGACAGTGATGGGAGAAAcagcacattttaaaatacatttacattttaattaagcTGTCAATGCTCCCTCCATATATTAGGGATTTTAACCATCTTTAACTCCTATTATcatattttagaaacaaaaaattgGCTTTAGCTGTACTATTGGGTCATTGCCTCTCTGGGACTTAATaagttgtcttctttttttatcctttctctTCAACATATCACAGGAGATTGGAACCTGACTTTACCCTTGGTGTCCCTGGTTGGAGTAGGCATTCTTATGGTTATCTTCATGCTCCCCCATGTCCGGAAAAATCTCCCGGTCTTGTGGCCGAAAATCCCAAAGCCGGAGATTAAATTGGATGAGTACTTCACCTACATCAAGGTTTGGGACCCAACGCAGGTATGGTAACccaacaaacaatatattttatttataaagcactgaaaaCAACATTCACCAAACTTTCTCTGGTGGCAAATCAACCACACCCACAGAAAAATCATGAACCTGAAAGATTCGCCAcctgtttagtgaatgtcaaattcactgttATAAATTGACCCAATgtgttttttcatcatttttacaaatgtttctttCCAAAACCATAATGGTTCCCGTGGGTGTTTCAAGCCATTTGGGTTAGCTGATTACTAATTTGATTGAATCTTAAAGTCAAAATACACAGTTTTCTGATCACTTTGTCTGTCACAGAATATTGGAATTTAATCAAAAGAACCTTTTATTTGCCTTTATTCACCTCAATAGCTGTAGGCATTGTGCAGAAATGCATCTACAACCTCTAAAACAGGCCAGCAGTTCTGGAAATCACAACTTCTTTCCTCTTTACTTTCATTGAAGAGGAGAATCTTGGAAAtctgttgtgatctttgaggatgaaTTCCTCCACACTGcttgcagctacaaaggtcagtgagggctGTGTCTAAAAATGCAGGCAGAGGGCAACTAGCATTGCCTGAGGGCTCCTTGCAGTTGAGCTTTTTGCATTACTGCATTACTAAGCCATATTCT belongs to Pyxicephalus adspersus chromosome 2, UCB_Pads_2.0, whole genome shotgun sequence and includes:
- the LOC140322843 gene encoding uncharacterized protein, whose protein sequence is MRGNLKHYTIYVNSTTSSQRHIVHSRNMTLSGLSPNTMYHTYITASTSAGEGVPSAGHTFQTKGDWNLTLPLVSLVGVGILMVIFMLPHVRKNLPVLWPKIPKPEIKLDEYFTYIKVWDPTQTPSNPPITEVEEMEPLSPLPDPCRPIISGYEKRSLDISGNPESTSTPHITEKKRSELLPPLLPPPSPSPDRCRPITSGYEKHFMPTLEEVMGSC